In Toxoplasma gondii ME49 chromosome X, whole genome shotgun sequence, a single genomic region encodes these proteins:
- a CDS encoding Kazal-type serine protease inhibitor domain-containing protein (encoded by transcript TGME49_224080), whose translation MRQKSQNCEDVQESSSSHSSGSLFSSSQICRRPYDSRPKSFRLLRQKMSIFAFVRARRFLSLGFLLFCRTVFLTPTSSPSLPFFPVSAQGVYPPESGGFPSLSPLQQLQILQQQRALPLGSFGVSPSMHPGGTQQPQLQVPSLPSYPNSPNVSSFPYSLPPRYAGGGMMPYSPHSSPPVYNHPASGPPETASSQVYVQQVTSSPSRAPQYSPPPELSSQSQGGYSQLRNPPSQLSSNGFLPSSVSSAQPDGSSVPRGSASGDSRGTMRLSGVSENADTLSTLSPQEQQELLRLLGGGRGEVSGGSFGILEGSGFAQTPSPISSPGVYVHPSRPPPSADPPMYNHSHQQTGLSQFEYGQAGWGLSRGGPPQNTQQAYEMLQRNYLQAAETSAPDISRLPASSPLPALHQQLLRSPSFASPTHSPPSASPPPAASAFSPPFPPSSSHPSAASFSPSSPFPASSSGHAPAYQSAPPTQRPAGGPAFSGQSAGEAPPLASPQRSFSLPPAFSSVLRVLLDDLARGRTDTVEEVAGILLQHLPEQQRHQVFAILTKALAAAKAKSDAPRSSSQLAETLSGFSSVSTLQEAGQGVAGRDRPGEGAPFSYSAPRPYPAFPPPASNAAYNSSSWPYGFSSLSMKCVHLCTPETEKETRDGPYLGQVLCGSDGLVYPTVCDYERARCMHPQLEVISLSKDGRDCPPPPPPFLPPPPSLRSPSSSSPSSSSPPFSQDSLRQCLSLPVCQVQESSSSASATRAFSFSPETLLQADQHWEPQCASDGNTYANPCVFAVEACVRRVTGQDPLFKIHEGVCGQQLSPTSSTASSAPSSSSFSSFSSLSPSWSSSSASAVSPLSSSSSLADKKAGSLVERRENDEASGDGRERPEDASDEARLEGYEGRERPGESGNEGRGKRPEQTKDSASRGENKEKQARRSNDNTDSLPEEDPNSAFSSTASLFAASAHAASLDEESETLGGDSKKKDVHKAATEPSEGGASRMQSGRLIPIREKPSLSGSQSDKKTFPFVLHNKASASDRKNHVGVQTPSSTSAAPPSLPSSSTTTTSAPSSHSPSSLPDSPPSTNFSAPFSPSSPPSRSAMSSVSTVEAEAVLSSQRGRHPTEATEEKRGELREAKQETTQRESVGEALVGRVSALLRGESLPGQGAAREAAVEEATRLAAVRGKEGGDWEQGDEPTQREDEQAEKKIVKLRNEMHTDAQKASMQQLMQKREAVQNLQNMQNLQLELQQQQPPSQFDAKSFLTSLHGVTSVQELMEERTRQKLEELQRADSQREQTKNRADTVKGHYSPVLAFVEGPHGFAARPQQDAEGSRPLPTSDRVSSSPFVVFQNPGGAGVYEQTPGGAAGGLGGSQRSGHTAPQLEGQNVSPYSLSQLSPISSSFVPSLSYPTSALPQLYPPSSPNPASRHGVSSDGPPVAPSSLYSLSVSRPGDPSPGPLSPSSSSSPSLPPNALYLHSETSRSNFSSSSSVPAPASPSSSPSLSIYSPVSASPASPSSSSASSSRSVSSSSSQSSLPSPSQCNFLCPPGGPVVCGTDGQTYENECEVRVYACLQRTATLKVKHRGACKKQSGQLEEETKRGKENTEKKDDARRGVDGQDSHGGRLRDGGKDGWSKDTPKAKTYTPKPSRDTPEVGRDTPRSPVSWRSSSTQAQPSKSVFLDGTSRAEDLVAEDTSLGMQTGRVERGGTVPSLASSASPSRNGGLQERLRDATSSQNEEGASLLGGKEDRDRWDFSLALDGITQTLSADPASSANSRVFSPFAFREGREERGSRDPPFSASLSSSSPSASDAFSLGAKSRETPDREGQELAERGKKETPMLDEASGVAGRDGRREAGDEAENEERGKRRERPSWESRFSSPQRLETSSLRTDIKPDSGPEARARDKAFLEPSLPRQNGATAVTGAREGEKSAAAGSYQAGKRAEDSQTSTTHFLSSSAGQAKTTNGEETDRGHRKTDEEAGDKELDYLDDLARLKAMIDWDSFDDDDAKEEKEQEDGIIDDAPYIYIEGQETGKGETLP comes from the coding sequence ATGCGGCAGAAAAGCCAAAACTGTGAGGATGTGCAGgagtcgtcttcctcccatTCCTCgggttctctcttctcttcttcccagaTCTGCAGAAGACCCTACGATTCTCGTCCCAagtcgtttcgtctcttaCGACAGAAAATGTCGattttcgccttcgttcgTGCCCGcaggtttctctctcttggtttCCTACTCTTCTGTCGGACGGTTTTTCTGACGCCAACGTCATCGCCTTCACTTCCATTCTTCCCTGTTTCAGCGCAAGGGGTGTACCCTCCAGAGTCTGGAGGATTCCCCtcgctttcgcctcttcaACAACTGCAGATTCTACAGCAGCAGCGAgcccttcctctcggatctttcggtgtctctccgtcgatGCATCCCGGCGGGACCCAGCAACCACAACTCCAggttccctctctcccttcttaCCCAAACAGTCCAaacgtctcctctttcccctATTCGCTTCCTCCAAGGTACGCAGGAGGAGGAATGATGCCTTATTCACCCCACTCTTCACCTCCGGTGTACAATCACCCGGCTTCTGGCCCCCCTGAAACCGCGTCCTCTcaagtgtatgtacagcaggtcacttcgtcgccttcccgGGCTCCACAATACTCTCCCCCCCCCGAACTCTCCAGTCAAAGCCAGGGAGGTTATTCGCAGTTACGAAATCCTCCTTCCCAGTTGAGCTCTAATGGCTTCCTCCCCTCCTCAGTCTCCTCTGCACAACCCGACGGTTCTTCCGTGCCAAGAGGAAGCGCATCCGGAGACAGCCGGGGGACGATGCGGTTGTCGGGGGTAtctgaaaacgcagacaccTTGTCGACACTTTCGCCACAAGAACAGCAGGAACTTCTGAGGCTGCTCGGTGGAGGACGGGGTGAGGTCTCAGGTGGAAGCTTCGGGATTCTTGAAGGCAGCGGCTTCGCGCAAACGCCGTCTCCTATTTCAAGTcctggggtgtacgtacacccgagtcGGCCTCCCCCCTCTGCAGATCCACCGATGTATAACCACAGTCACCAACAGACAGGTCTTTCCCAGTTCGAGTATGGCCAGGCCGGATGGGGTCTGTCTCGCGGGGGCCCTCCGCAGAATACTCAGCAAGCCTACGAAATGCTTCAGAGAAACTATCTTCAAGCTGCTGAAACTTCGGCGCCCGATATTTCCCGTcttcccgcttcttctccgctgcctGCGCTTCACCAacagcttcttcgctctccttcgttcgcttctccaaCTCACAGTCCGCCCTCTGCCTCGCCACCTCCCGccgcgtctgccttctctcctcctttcccgccctcctcttctcacccttctgcggcttcgttctctccgtcaTCTCCGTTCccagcctcttcttctggacACGCGCCGGCGTACCAGTCGGCGCCTCCAACGCAGAGGCCCGCAGGAGGCCCCGCCTTCTCGGGGCAAAGCGCAGGCGAAgcgcctcctctcgcgtcgccCCAGaggtccttttctcttccgcctgcCTTCTCCTCAGTCCTCAGAGTTCTCCTCGACGACCTTGCCCGCGGCAGAACCGACACCGTTGAAGAAGTTGCGGGGATTCTGCTGCAGCACCTGCCCGAGCAGCAGCGACACCAGGTGTTCGCCATTCTAACGAAGGCCCTCGCTGCCGCCAAAGCCAAGTCGGATGCGCCCCGCTCCTCGTCTCAGCTCGCTGAGACCCTCTCGGGCTTCTCCAGTGTATCTACACTCCAGGAAGCTGGCCAAGGAGTCGCGGGAAGGGACAGACCAGGCGAGGGCGCGCCTTTCTCCTACTCCGCTCCTCGTCCTTATCCGGCCTTCCCTCCCCCTGCATCTAACGCTGCATATAACTCCTCTAGTTGGCCGTAcggtttctcttccctttcaaTGAAATGTGTACATCTGTGCACTCCAGAAaccgaaaaagagacacgagacgGCCCTTACCTCGGGCAAGTCCTTTGTGGCTCGGATGGCCTTGTCTACCCCACAGTTTGCGACTACGAGAGAGcgcgatgcatgcatcctCAGCTCGAAGTTATTAGCCTCAGTAAAGATGGAAGAGACTGCCCTCCACCACCGCccccgtttcttcctccccctccttctcttcgctcgccttcttcctcttctccttcttcctcttctcctcctttttcccAGGACTCGCTCCGTCAGTGTTTGTCTCTGCCCGTCTGCCAAGTGCAGGAGAGCAGCTCTTCTGCGTCCGCGACTCgtgctttctccttctctccagagactcTGCTACAGGCAGATCAACACTGGGAGCCCCAGTGCGCCTCAGATGGGAACACCTACGCCAAtccctgcgtcttcgctgttGAAGCCTGCGTCAGACGAGTCACCGGACAGGACCCACTCTTCAAAATCCACGAAGGCGTTTGCGGCCAGCAGCTCTCCCCAACCTCATCCactgcttcttccgctccttcgtcttcctccttttcctccttttcttctttgtctccgtcgtgGTCCTCGTCCTCGGCGTCTGCTGTGTCCCCCTTgagttcctcctcgtccctcGCCGACAAGAAGGCGGGGAGTTtggtggagagacgcgagaatgACGAAGCCTCTGGGGACGGACGGGAGCGCCCAGAAGACGCGTCGGACGAGGCGCGTTTGGAAGGGTatgaggggagagagaggcccGGGGAGAGCGGTAATGAAGGACGAGGGAAACGCCCAGAACAAACGAAGGACAGCGCGAGCAGGGgggagaacaaagagaaacaggcaaGGAGATCTAATGACAACACTGACTCACTTCCAGAGGAGGATCCTAACTCGGCATTCTCGTCcaccgcttctctcttcgccgcgtCTGCGCATGCGGCGTCTCTGGATGAGGAGTCTGAGACTCTGGGAGGGGattcgaagaagaaggacgtgCACAAAGCCGCGACAGAGCCAAGCGAGGGGGGCGCTTCAAGGATGCAGAGCGGGCGACTGATTCCGATCAGAGAAAAGCCGTCTCTGAGTGGATCCCAAAGCGATAAAAAAAccttccccttcgtcttGCACAACAAAGCTTCGGCatcagacagaaaaaaccacGTCGGCGTCCAGACTCCTTCCTCCACCTCCGCTgcgcctccgtctctgccttcttcttccaccaCTACTACCTCGGCACCTTCTTCTcactctccttcttctttgcctgaTTCCCCTCCTTCTACCAACTTCTCTGcaccgttctctccttcttctcctccttcgcgcTCTGCCATGTCTTCAGTTTCAACTGTGGAAGCCGAGGCAGTGCTGTCATCCCAGCGAGGAAGGCACCCGacggaagcgacagaggaaaagcgaggagaatTGCGGGAAGCGAAGCAAGAAACAACACAGCGAGAGTCTGTTGGTGAAGCGCTGGTCGGCAGAGTCTCCGCACTGTTGCGTGGAGAGTCTCTTCCGGGCCAGGGAGCGGCCAGGGAGGCGGCAgtggaggaggcgacgcgacTCGCGGCGGTACGAGGAAAAGAGGGCGGGGACTGGGAGCAAGGAGACGAACCGACACAGCGGGAAGACGAgcaagcagaaaagaaaatcgTAAAGTTGAGAAACGAAATGCACACAGATGCCCAGAAGGCGTCTATGCAGCAGTTGATGCAGAAACGGGAAGCGGTGCAGAATCTACAGAACATGCAAAACCTTCAACTCGAGTTAcaacagcagcagccgcccTCCCAGTTCGATGCAAAGAGCTTCCTCACTTCTCTTCACGGGGTGACGTCTGTCCAAGAGCTCATGGAAGAGCGGACGCGACAGAAATTGGAGGAGCTGCAGAGGGCAGActcgcagagagagcagacgaaaaaTCGAGCTGACACTGTCAAAGGGCACTATTCTCCGGTTTTGGCCTTTGTAGAAGGCCCCCACGGGTTTGCCGCTCGGCCACAGCAAGATGCCGAAGGTTCGCGGCCTTTGCCAACCTCTGatcgtgtttcttcttctccgtttgtcGTTTTTCAAAATCCGGGAGGTGCTGGGGTGTATGAACAGACCCCCGGCGGGGCGGCTGGCGGCCTGGGGGGCTCTCAGCGCAGCGGACACACGGCGCCTCAGCTTGAAGGGCAAAATGTATCTCCTTACTCACTttcgcagctgtctccgatttcctcgtctttcgttccttcgctttcgtACCCAACTTCGGCGCTACCTCAGCTGTatcctccctcgtctcctaATCCTGCTTCTCGTCATGGCGTTTCTTCAGACGGTCCGCCTGTCGCTCCGTCCTCCCTTtattctctctctgtctctcgccccGGCGACCCTTCTCCaggccctctgtctccatcgtcttcctcctcaccCTCCCTGCCACCCAACGCTCTCTATCTCCACAGCGAAACCAGCAGATCGAacttctcctcttcttcctcggtgCCCGCCCccgcctctccgtcttcatctccctcTTTGTCTATCTACTCACctgtgtctgcctctccagcttccccttcctcttcatctgcctcttcctctcgatcTGTGTCTTCCAGTTCCTCTCAgtcgtctcttccctcgcccAGCCAGTGCAACTTTCTCTGTCCCCCTGGAGGCCCGGTGGTTTGCGGGACCGACGGACAGACGTATGAGAACGAGTGCGAAGTTCGGGTGTACGCATGCCTGCAGCGAACGGCGACGCTGAAGGTGAAACATCGAGGGGCTTGCAAGAAGCAGTCCGGACAactggaagaggagacgaagcgagggaaggaaaacacagagaagaaagacgatgCTCGACGAGGCGTGGACGGACAGGATTCTCACGGCGGCAGGCTCCGCGATGGAGGCAAAGACGGCTGGTCGAAGGACACCCCAAAGGCCAAGACATACACCCCGAAGCCCAGTCGGGACACCCCAGAGGTCGGTAGAGACACTCCACGTTCGCCGGTTTCATggcgttcttcctccaccCAGGCGCAGCCCTCGaagtctgtttttcttgatGGCACCTCTCGAGCAGAGGATTTGGTGGCTGAAGACACGAGTTTAGGCATGCAGACTGGGAGAGTCGAGCGAGGAGGCACCGTTCCgtcgcttgcttcttctgcttctccaagTCGAAACGGAGGACTCCAGGAAAGACTCAGAGATGCGACTTCGTCTCAGAACGAGGAAGGGGCTTCTCTACTCGGTGGGAAAGAAGACCGGGACCGCTgggacttctctctcgctctagACGGTATCACCCAAACTCTCAGTGCCGATCCCGCATCTTCGGCGAACagccgcgtcttctctcccttcgcgttccgtgaagggagagaagaacgaggaagcagagacccacctttctctgcatcgctctcttcttcttccccttctgcttctgacgcgttttctctgggaGCAAAGAGCCGAGAGACGCCCGACCGCGAGGGGCAGGAACtagcagagagaggaaagaaggagactccGATGCTCGACGAGGCGTCGGGTGTGGCAGggcgagacgggagaagagaggcgggtgacgaagcggagaacgaagagaggggGAAGCGACGGGAGAGGCCGTCGTGGGAGAGTcggttttcctctccccaAAGGCTCGAAACCTCGTCGCTTCGGACGGACATCAAACCCGATAGTGGACCTGAAGCGCGAGCGCGAGACAAAGCGTTTTTAGAGCCTTCGCTGCCGAGACAAAACGGCGCCACAGCGGTCACGGGGGccagggaaggagagaagagcgccgCCGCTGGGAGCTACCAGGCAGGGAAGAGGGCGGAGGACTCACAGACGTCAACGACACACTTTCTTTCGTCCTCGGCAGggcaggcgaagacgacgaacggCGAGGAAACGGATCGGGGGCATCGAAAAACGGAtgaggaagcaggagacaagGAGCTGGACTATCTCGACGATTTGGCGCGTCTGAAAGCCATGATCGACTGGGACAGCTTCGATGACGAtgacgcgaaagaagaaaaagaacaagaagacggAATCATCGACGATGCTCCCTACATCTACATTGAGGGccaagagacagggaagggagagactcTGCCCTAA
- a CDS encoding hypothetical protein (encoded by transcript TGME49_224070) — protein MQRVKHFVSQKFSGSSRQNSLHAVSEPHELHAPGLAADGGPAACASPGAASANRKSPFGNAGEKWQLEEQAKFMVRIGAFLSRFDKLLTECDCMHRDLGDTVNIFFCRSTELRETALEVVDVLATFHAIRLELQPHIDTTRRAVAECRRRIRRAEVLLKERNDAAHKLDHYTKKLSRLKSEVPTGPKAEDRILRNEHKLERASMDYSTTQEAARTELHETLQTHFISAAQLVSKALLLSRELFSAAAPSLARLPPLLGTLSAPTNDAPGGNGHRGAIALVSSSVSPPNQASFKRASPSADTLRPLQGQASSECGLAVYTGPAQPQGPSSVSGFSQTPTLAPASQSPAPAAPALPASGEAHGDKTLTPGSRYGASSGPEATALPPVSRGSPEALETANAIPQTSGASGAGRASQGVVEPNASSSLSAPGPVSGPQGPLSGGGASFSDRSVLASRDVPPAVNVRHRDALSAQTGPLGATESASVQAQLPVPQETSKDRAAPIFYSSSTSFTVSSGPHMNSCVSLSDRDSAPGQVGPGTACPTQSQPAGGVSPISAEAPGPPSQGQHTQPTAGPLTGEALAKAASSSCLSGTETLSPSLVGRDMSEKRREESRLIRWSSVGRSGITQRLSWGRFRRQLSRRQSVTGEASGHCDSVLLEESSLAPPAAPSKTPGATDPEGERSPTVSGPASCMGGGYRAQKNEEPEELRDNERKGNGHKVAREEDATSARATAPSSGTLGAHREGEEGRRVSETADLSGCARPGEASSSVANGPSLQASSQSSSGSFTSSLVGRLDAVGPRSTVPADRRGEGRDAAASVVCASPAAPFASSQTEEGFVKAATGDFALTGPSSQASKFPHLGAAGARRGGPERTDASSSSSGSLGRLTQAGSSSEATGDGDEAEKNGHGKGRGQHAIAASRSSRLVFGASGEPRLFEEAARPRAGRLGSSGCRGPGDGYTLETQETEGESDAKRGFSPGGRAGGAAEPSSEASSSPAAPAFPEGVSPRLEAAGGRPESPQGVERVSSKSGSSDSSDASLLSFRPTSPPAASSASASFQLFPGSASSSVSFSPQSSFLVDPQAAPPYFYLPSSSLKSAGRTPGALRVFSAASLGSAEDLLRMQSDSEGEARSQSLEKEPLDAALLAAFTASDSESPAQTTGALSVFRSAPSPWTLPAHRGRGPGHRRWDFALPGPESPWSAVPFPASEEESPRRAPASGRSKCHAFYSLPSEEQAKEIVLTGPTALPRLALPPDEPPTSLDFSSEEEGEEARESRSHGDSEMRREKRSKDESQRSGRREEDGWGVSSGSRRQSAGGHAGESGPWGRETGDAEANGSHAQTRKTWRGDRANPSPGARAPGKEETVRDTVREIVRGTGETVREEVEAPQGSRRTWVEFVGGESFEDDRRELPFLSPGSPPAERRNEELNWNEGADLLGQGRPGRGSGREGERKLDSVSEADREERSSTFSSYESERANGESREQRPHAEDDEETLHAWSVCKNRV, from the exons ATGCAGCGCGTGAAACATTTCGTCAGTCAGAAG TTCTCCGGCTCGAGTCGTCAGaattcgctgcatgcagtttcggAGCCTcatgaactgcatgcgcctggcCTCGCGGCCGACGGGGGgcccgctgcatgcgcctctccaggcgcggcttctgcaaacagaaaaagcCCCTTTggaaacgcgggagaaaagTGGCAACTCGAGGAACAGGCGAAATTCATGGTCCGCATCGGTGCCTTCCTTTCCAGATTCGACAAGCTCCTCACAG AGtgtgactgcatgcatcgcgaCCTCGGAGACACCGTCAacattttcttctgtcgaagCACGGAACTCAGAGAGACTGCGCTCGAAGTCGTCGATGTCTTG GCGACGTTTCATGCGATTCGCCTCGAGCTG CAACCGCACATCGACACCACGCGCCGCGCCGTCGCGGAGTGCAGGCGGAGAATCCGGAGGGCGGAG GTGCTTCTCAAGGAACGCAACGATGCAGCCCACAAGCTCGACCACTACACAAAG AAACTGTCGCGCCTCAAGAGCGAAGTCCCGACAGGTCCCAAAGCCGAAGACCGCATTCTGCGG aaCGAGCACAAACTCGAGCGCGCGTCCATGGACTACAGCACCACGCAGGAAGCTGCCAG GACAGAGCTGCATGAGACTCTCCAAACGCACTTCATTTCCGCTGCCCAGCTCGTCAGCAAG GCCCTTCTGTTGAGCCGCGAACTTTTTTCAGCGGCAGCGCCGTCCctcgcgcgcctcccgccACTCCTCGGCACCCTCAGCGCTCCGACAAACGATGCCCCTGGTGGCAACGGCCACAGAGGCGCTATCGCTTTAG tttcctcttctgtttcgccgCCGAATCAAGCTTCTTTCAAGCGTGCGTCGCCCTCAGCAGATACTCTGCGTCCTTTGCAAGGGCAGGCATCCAGTGAATGTGGGCTCGCAGTCTACACGGGGCCCGCACAGCCCCAAGGCCCATCTAGCGTCAGCGGCTTCTCGCAGACGCCAACGCTAGCCCCAGCTAGCCAGTCGCCCGCACCCGCGGCGCCCGCCCTTCCGGCGTCCGGCGAGGCTCACGGCGACAAGACTCTCACTCCCGGAAGTCGTTACGGCGCGTCTTCAGGTCCCGAAGCAACGGCGCTGCCTCCGGTGTCTCGTGGGTCTCCTGAGGCTTTGGAGACCGCGAACGCGATCCCACAGACCTCTGGAGCCTCAGGAGCCGGGCGCGCTTCGCAGGGTGTCGTGGAGCCCAACGCGTCTTCGAGCCTGTCCGCCCCCGGTCCTGTTTCGGGGCCTCAAGGCCCGCTTTCAGGCGGAGGGGCGTCGTTTTCGGACAGGTCCGTCTTGGCTTCGCGGGATGTTCCGCCTGCCGTTAATGTTCGACATCGCGATGCTCTGTCTGCTCAAACGGGTCCCTTGGGCGCCACTGAGAGCGCCTCCGTGCAGGCGCAGCTTCCGGTGCCCCAGGAGACCTCGAAAGACAGAGCTGCTCCGATTTTCTACTCCTCATCTACCTCCTTTACTGTGTCATCAGGACCCCACATGAATtcatgcgtttctctcagTGACCGCGACAGCGCTCCAGGCCAAGTTGGCCCGGGAACCGCCTGCCCCACACAGTCTCAACCTGCCGGCGGAGTGTCTCCGATTTCTGCTGAGGCCCCAGGCCCCCCGTCTCAGGGGCAACACACACAGCCCACAGCGGGTCCGCTCACTGGCGAAGCGTTGGCGAAggccgcgtcttcttcttgtctctcgggCACTGAGaccctgtctccgtctcttgtGGGGCGCGACATGAGTGAGAAGCGCCGAGAGGAAAGTCGACTCATTCGGTGGAGCAGCGTGGGTCGCTCGGGCATCACGCAGCGCCTGTCCTGGGGGCGTTTTCGACGCCAGCTGTCTCGACGGCAGAGTGTGACAGGCGAGGCGTCTGGCCACTGCGACTCGGTTCTCCTTGAAGAATCGTCCCTCGCCCCCCCCGCGGCCCCTTCGAAGACCCCAGGGGCTACAGACCcagagggggagagaagtCCGACGGTTTCGGGGCCCGCCTCGTGCATGGGGGGTGGGTACAGAGCtcagaagaacgaggagccCGAAGAGCTGAGAGACAATGAACGGAAGGGCAATGGCCACAAGGTCgctcgcgaagaagacgctaCAAGCGCCAGGGCGACGGCGCCTTCCTCCGGCACGTTGGGGGcccacagagaaggcgaagaagggcGCAGAGtgtcggagacagcagaccTCTCAGGGTGCGCCAGGCCAGGAGAAGCATCGTCGTCCGTCGCAAACGGGCCTTCTCTCCAGGCAAGCTCTCAGAGTTCATCGGGCTCTTTTACGTCGAGCCTCGTGGGGCGTCTAGACGCTGTGGGGCCTCGCTCAACTGTCCCTGCCGACCGCCGAGGCGAAGGCCGAGACGCCGCGGCTTCTGTCGTCTGCGCCTCACCCGCCGCTCCCTTCGCTTCATCACAAACCGAAGAAGGCTTTGTGAAAGCGGCGACGGGAGACTTTGCGCTTACAGGGCCCTCGTCTCAGGCGTCGAAGTTTCCGCATCTCGGGGCAGCTGGGGCGCGACGCGGCGGCCCGGAGAGGACTGACGCGTCGAGTTCCTCCTCCGGGAGTTTAGGGCGTCTAACGCAGGCGGGAAGTTCCTCGGAGGCgacaggagacggagacgaagcagagaagaatgGCCACGGCAAGGGCCGAGGACAGCACGCGATCGCGGCGTCGCGGTCTTCGCGGCTCGTGTTCGGCGCCTCGGGGGAGCCGCGGCTCTTCGAGGAGGCCGCCCGGCCTCGAGCAGGTCGCTTGGGGAGTTCCGGCTGTCGGGGGCCAGGCGACGGATACACTttggagacacaggagacagaaggcgagagcgacgcgaagCGGGGCTTCTCGCCCGGCGGCCgtgctggaggagcggcggAACCCTCGAGCGAGGCCTCGAGCTCCCCTGCAGCTCCGGCGTTTCCAGAAggcgtgtctcctcgcctggaGGCCGCCGGGGGGCGGCCGGAGTCTCCTCAGGGAGTCGAGCGAGTGAGCAGCAAGTCAGGGTCGAGCGACAGTTCGGATGCTTCGCTGCTGTCCTTTCGCCCAACGAGCCCGCCCGCGGCATCTTCTGCTTCGGCTTCTTTCCAGCTGTTCCCCGGaagcgcctcttcttctgtctccttctcgcctcagtcctcctttctcgtcgatCCCCAGGCCGCGCCGCCTTACTTCTacctgccttcttcttcgctgaaGTCGGCGGGGCGCACACCCGGGGCCTTGCGGGTTTTCTCGGCTGCGTCGCTCGGGAGCGCAGAAGACCttttgcgcatgcagtcggaCTCTGAGGGCGAGGCTCGCAGCCAGAGCTTGGAGAAAGAACCTCTGGATGCGGCGCTCTTGGCGGCCTTTACAGCCTCCGACTCCGAGTCTCCAGCTCAAACGACGGGTGCTCTGTCGGTCTTCAGATCTGCGCCCTCGCCCTGGACGCTGCCGGCCCACCGCGGCCGCGGCCCGGGGCACAGGCGGTGGGACTTCGCGCTCCCCGGGCCAGAAAGCCCCTGGTCCGCAGTGCCGTTCCCCGCCTCCGAGGAGGAAAGCCCCAGGAGGGCGCCCGCCTCCGGAAGGTCGAAGTGCCATGCGTTCTACTCTCTCCCCTCAGAGGAACAGGCAAAGGAAATCGTGCTGACAGGTCCAACGGCGCTGCCCAGACTCGCCCTTCCTCCCGATGAACCTCCGACGAGCCTGGACTTCAGcagtgaggaagaaggagaggaagcaagagaaagccGTTCGCACGGCGACAGCGAAAtgcgtcgagagaagaggagcaaaGACGAGAGCCAGCGCTCGGGccggagggaagaagacggttGGGGGGTCTCTTCCGGGAGCAGGCGACAGTCGGCGGGCGGACACGCAGGCGAAAGCGGCCCCTGGGGGcgagagactggagacgcagaggcgaatGGAAGCCATGCCCAAACACGCAAGacgtggagaggagacagagcgaacCCCAGCCCAGGGGCCAGGGCCccaggaaaggaggagacagtcaGAGACACTGTGAGGGAGATAGTgagaggaacaggagagactGTGCGAGAGGAAGTGGAAGCCCCTCAAGGTTCGCGTCGGACTTGGGTGGAGTTTGTTGGCGGGGAATCCTTTGAAGATGACCGTCGGGAGCTTCCTTTCTTATCTCCAGGGAGCCCACCGGCTGAACGCCGGAATGAGGAGCTGAACTGGAACGAAGGCGCCGATCTGTTGGGGCAGGGGAGGCCTGGTCGAGGGTCCGGCAGAGAGGGTGAGAGAAAGCTGGACTCTGTCTCAGAGGCTGatcgcgaagagagaagctcgACTTTTTCCAGCTATGAAAGCGAACGCGCGAACGGGGAGAGCCGCGAGCAGCGTCCGCAcgcagaggacgacgaagagaccctgcatgcgtggagTGTATGCAAAAACCGTGTGTGA